Proteins found in one Candidatus Paceibacterota bacterium genomic segment:
- a CDS encoding four helix bundle protein, with translation MDLSKGYEKIKAWQKGMDIVHEVYILTSTFPKSEIYGLSSQMRRASVSIPSNIAEGYRRKGKEYGHFLTFAFGSGSELETQLKISRRLGYATQGSHSKIELILEEVMKLLNVMIKNCR, from the coding sequence ATGGATCTTTCGAAGGGTTATGAAAAGATAAAAGCATGGCAAAAAGGCATGGACATAGTCCATGAAGTGTATATTCTCACAAGTACATTTCCAAAGTCTGAAATTTACGGTCTAAGTTCTCAAATGAGAAGAGCCTCTGTTTCTATACCGTCAAATATTGCAGAGGGTTATCGGAGAAAAGGTAAAGAATATGGCCATTTTCTCACTTTTGCCTTTGGTTCAGGATCAGAACTTGAGACACAGTTAAAAATATCAAGACGTTTGGGCTACGCTACCCAAGGGTCTCATTCTAAGATAGAATTAATTTTAGAAGAGGTAATGAAGCTTCTTAATGTTATGATTAAAAATTGTAGGTAG